The genomic stretch GTGGGCTACTGTGCGGATGGAGAGAGGCGCAAAGGAGAAGAATCAACATCTTTATAAACCCTATAGTAATGGTATGACCTTTTAATGTACATCTCTCACTTATGGGAATGGCAATGTATCTGTTGTTGTGttaactctgtctctctttccatccctctccctcactccctctctgtctcaggtATCATAGCTAAAGAACTGTCCTCTCTGGAGCAGGAGATCCAGGAGCTCCGTGCCAGCGGCACCACTCTGAGCTCTGAGCCTGAGTTTGAGATGGCGGACATCATGTATTTCTGCCGGCGGGGGGTGGAGAGCATCGTGGATGACGAGGTGACCAAGCGCTTTTCTGCTCAGGAGCTGGAGTCCTGGAACCTGCTGACCCGCAGCAACTTTAACGCCCGCCACATCAGTCTGCGACTCAGCGTGCTCTGGGGACTGGGTCTCTTCATCCGCTATGGCTTCCTGCTGCCACTCAGGTCAGAGGTCAAGAGTCAGGGTCAGCATCTAAGGCAGGAAACGTCTTTGCTAGTTATTGGCCGACAAGGAGCTGTTGTGGACATCAAGATGTCTACAAATGAGATTTATAAGAATTGTGTTTATTTAGCATGAAAGACCATTTTTTTGTGGGTTTTGCACATCACAACTTTTGTTGTAAACAAAATTGATATGTGGTGGACTGTTTTGTGTTCTACAGGGTTACTCTGGCAGCCTCTGGTATTGGTCTGCTTGTGGTCTTGACTACCATAGTGGGCTTCATACCAAGCGGCTGGTACGTTTCCACCAACACCCTCAGAATTACCACAAACTTACAGTACCTTATCTACAAGAAGATTCTGTGTTGGTGAAAGCCTTATTGTCAGTGTGTTGATCTCCTCAGGTTAAGGACGTACCTCAGTGAGAAGATTCATCTGATGTCTTATCGCATCTGTGTCCGATCCCTCACTGCCATCATCACCTATCACAACAGGTACTGTAGACCAACCAAATGCTCACTGGCTAGTGTTCATAACATCAGCTCAGACAACAGAGACACAAACCTACTGTATTTTGTCACAGCTTTCTGCCCATTTAGTGACTCACCACCCTATCTTGTACTGAGCTCAAAGCCAgtcttacagtgccttcataaagtattcataccccttgacttattccatattttgtgttacagcctgaattcaaaatggtttaaatagattttgtgaaaacatgtttttagaaatgttagcacatttattgaacatgaaattaaataaataataattgacataagtattcacaccccagagtcaatactttggagaagcacctttggtggtgattacagctttgagttgtcttgggtatgtctgtatcagtgttgagttgtcttgggtatgtctgtatcagctttgagttgtcttgggtatgtctgtatcagctttgagtcgtcttgggtatgtctgtatcagctttgagtcgtcttgggtatgtctgtatcagctttgagtcgtcttgagTATGTCTGTATCtactttgagtcgtcttgggtatgtctgtatcagctttgagtcgtcttgggtatgtctgtatcagctttgagtcgtcttgggtatgtctgtatcagctttgagtcgtcttgagTATGTCTGTATCtactttgagttgtcttgggtatgtctgtatcagctttgagttgtcttgggtatgtctgtatcagctttgagttgtcttgggtatgtctgtatcagctttgagttgtcttgggtatgtctgtatctgctttgagtcgtcttgggtatgtctgtatcagctttgagttgtcttgggtatgtctgtgtcagctttgcacatctggatttggggattttctcctattcttccttgcagattttctcaagctctgttaagttcgATGGGGAGTggcagtgaacagcaatcttcaaatctttccatagattttctaTGTGATTCAGGTCTGGGCTTtagctgggtcactcaaggacttTCATATTCTTGTTCTAAAGCCATCCCAGTGTTaccttggctgtatgcttggggtcattgttttGTTAGAAAgtaaatcttcaccccagtctaaggtcttTTTCACTCTGAAGCAGGTTGATTGCTAACATTAGCAACAACAGATtgttcacttccctgaccaaggtccttcttgcccggttgctcagtttggtcggacggccagctctTGGCAGTCTGGGTAATTCCATATGTTTTTTAATTTCCCAATGACCACTGCTCTCGGAAACATTCAACATTCTAGAAATTgctttatacccttccccagatatatgcctcatcacaattctatctcAGAGATCTACAGACATTTCCCaagacttcatggtatagtttctgctctgatatgcactgtcaactgtgggacctttatatagacaggtgtgtttctttctaaatcatgtccaaacaattgaattggccacaggtggactccaatgtttttatatattttttttatttaacatttatttaactaggcaagtcagttaagaacaaattcttatttacaatgacggcctaccggggaacagtgggttaactgccttgttcaggggcagaacgacagattttttaccttgttagctcggggattcgatccagaaaccgtttggttactggcccaacgctctaaccactaggctatctgctgccccaaatcaagttgtagggacatctcaaggatgatcaaaggaaattgtcTGCACCTGAGCTACATTTGGAGTGTCAAAGCAAAGGGTTGTGAAAATGaatttcattttcaatgaatTAGCGCAAAAATGTCTGTTTtcattttttcactttgtcattattgtattgtgtgtagatagatgggtgtgatttaaaaaaaaaaaaaaagtaatccagttggaattcaggctgtaatacaacatttggaataagtcaaggggtatgaatactttctttaGGCACTGTATGTCAATTAGGGTGGCACACACTGGTTGTTGGTAGTTTTATGAGATAGGCGGTTTTGTTAATGTGTCTCATTCAGTTGTTTCTTTGCTCTGCCGACAGTGAGAACAAACCAAAGAATGGAGGCATCTGTGTGGCGAATCACACAACTCCCATTGACGTCATAATCCTGGCCAATGATGGCTGCTATtctatggtactgtatgtaaatcctAGTGTGTAACAGTAAGCATTGTCTGTTTgtttaaagctgtgtgtgtgtgtgtgtgtgtgtgtgtgtgtgtgtgtgtgtgtgtgtgtgtgtgtgtgtgtgtgtgtgtgtgtgtgtgtgtgtgtgtgtgtatgctagtACGCAATATGTGGGGCGCTTGGGAGACAGATGTATAACCCATTCTTTGCCAAGATGTTTAGTTCAAGATTCCCACTCAGTCATCACTTCCTCTCTCAGGTTGGCCAGATCCATGGTGGTTTGATCGGGGTAGTCCAGAGAGCCATGGTGAAATCCAGCCCCCACATCTGGTTTGAGAGATCTGAAGTCAAAGACCGTCACCTTGTGGCCGAAAGGTAATACTGCAGCTGCATGTTGCCGAAACCATACTTTCCTTCCATTTCTCATTGTCAGACTTGGCGAAGGCATTAAAAAGCAACGAATGCATTCTTATAATGTGGTGAATACAGTTATATTATTAGTAGCGCTGTGACGGTCATGGAAGTTTGGATGATGGTTTTTGTTgcacattttctcctctccttcactccgcACCTCATGTGCTGCTATAGAAATATGCTTCTTAATTGTGATCATTCAGTCAGCTCTTTGTTCGACGGTTATTTTATTTTCGTGACGGTCTTCATTCATAACCGTCGGTTATACGGTAATATGGTAATTTTCCCATCCCTAGTTATAAACATGTTATTTACACTGTTCTGTATTTTCATTTTCCAGGCTTAGCAATCATGTAGCAGACAAAACTAAACACCCCATCCTCATCTTCCCAGAGGGTTAGTATGAAAACGGACCCTTTTCTGGTGGATCGAGTGCTGCTCAAATAGAAATGAGATATGGCAACTAATGAAGGCTGTAATGATGATGAAAATTCACCCTATGTCggatctgtgtgagtgtgtaatgaTGCGGCGTGACAATGTGTTTCTCACTCAGGCACATGCATCAACAATACCTCAGTGATGATGTTCAAAAAGGGCAGCTTTGAGATAGGCTGTACTGTCTACCCTGTGGCCATTAAggtagtctctccctctctctctactgccgtTTTATCTATTATTCTCTCTCAACCACCTAACCCTCTCCCTTTGACCTCCCTGTGACAGTATGACCCTAGGTTTGGCGACGCGTTCTGGAACAGCAGTAAGTTTGGGATGGTCAACTACCTGCTGAGGATGATGAGCAGTTGGGCCATCGTCTGCAGTGTCTGGTACCTTCCACCTATGAGCAGAGAGGTgtggcctttgttttggtttagcCCAGTAACGTTGTTATTATTGATTTGTATAATGCAGTTATAAACAAGGGAATCCCCTAAGGTCTAGACCTAAATAATCCTGACAGTGATAAGTCAAAAACTCCATCCTGGTATGGAGACTCAATGTTAACTGTCTGACTGAGCCATCTCTGTTGTCTGCGTAGGAGGGAGAGGATGCGGTGCAGTTTGCCAACAGAGTAAAAGCAGCCATCGCCACGCAGGGAGGACTGGTGGACCTGCTGTGGTGAGTTTCAGTGAATATGcatctcacacgcacacacatcctGTCTAGCACGATTCCTAGCTGTGTGTTTATCATGGTGTGTACATTCTTGCAAGTGTACGTGTTGAGGGTTGTACAAAACGGCTCTTTCCTGTGTTTATCTGTTTGCTCTAAGGGATGGAGGGCTGAAACGAGGGAAGGTGAAAAATACGTTCAAAGAGGAGCAGCAGAAGCTGTACAGCAAGGTGCTGGTTGGAGACCAGGAGGACCAAGGTGAAGACAGACCAcaggaagatgaagaagaagaattaGAAGAGGGGGACCAAAATGAAGACAGACCACTTGAAGATTACACACCCAGACCACTGGAAGACTGCTCTCTGAGACtacaagaagaagaggaggagagaggctcaGAGACACCAATGAAGGACCAATGAGGGTGGGGGTTCCATTCCTAACAGGTTATTAAGTGTCAGCGGAGCCCCACTCACTGTCTTGGTGAGGCACTAGACGAGAGGATTTATTGGATTGGAAGCCTTAAAGTAATTTCAATAACAATGAACTACTCAGAGACCATTTCAATAGCAATTAACTACTCAGAGACCATGTAGTGCAACTGAAACAGTATCATTTTCTACAGGCTGTAAGCCACATACTTTTGAGTTTGTGCTGCACTATGCACAGTCATTTTATGAATGTTAACTGTTTTAATACTGTATTTAAATATTTATCTTTAATATTTTCTTTGTATTTATGCTATTTTGACCAGTATATTTGGGTAATTTTGTGCAATTAGGTAGTGCAATTAGGTCCCCCAAAACTTGATTAAAACAATGTATCATAAAGAGGACATGTTAAACTTAATAAAAttaatttcagcctgttttggccttccatggtgacatcaccatacaGGTAAATGAATAGACCAACAAGAAAGAGGGTGCCAAATCTCCTGCCAATAACAGCACATTTTTacttttcccctccccactcagactacTCCCAGACAATCTTAGCaacattcttgcttgagaaattgccctttgctaagaagctattcttgttagttttcaattaaaatttcAATTAAACtttttacccagaaattatttgatattgagataaaatggCTGCATTGAAACTTTTAAAGTAACGGGGTTGACTTAACAGGATTGAAGTTTTCATCTTAAATTAGCCATAACTTGTATGCAATAGGGatgggcaattgaatgcaagcttcatcacaattattttaattttttatttgtacatttctaccctctctatctatggGGAAACATTCAGTTAtccacccaccacacaacaccagaAAATAACAAAAAAGCTTTTACATTATGATTTGATGTCATAGTTTCTTTAGAGAAAATATTTCATAAAAGGAATAGTTTAAATTAGAGTTCCATTAATGTAACAGGGTGGCCCCTAAAATGAGGGACAAATGTAAGTTATTCACTTATCGCATGAagtaaataataatcttcagaaatgactttgtcaaagcaataaaataactagggctttacaatgatggagAAATGTTTGGGTTAAGTGGGATAAAATTCTACTAGAAGTCTGGAAAACAcaagggacatgtcaaaatgcagatttttggcactttagcaagtctttagTCAAATACAAATCTGTTAATGTTAAATAGCactttaatataacaggcttttcaTTATTGGTGCACAATTACAACTTCAAATATCAAAGGGAGGCAAAAGGCACTCAATTCGTGGAACGATCCATTTATGCATATTGTGAAAACAGGAGGAAAGGTTACAAAGCCACAGCAGACCAAATATGCAGATAATGGGTCAAAATGTGTCACAGTCCTAGACAATAGAGAACATGACACGGAAGACTTACCATGTTATCTAAATAAGCTTTGCTGTACAATTAATGGTAAAATATATTGCATTTCTAAAAGTGAACAATATTGTCATGAATTCAGTGTGTGTGAAATTAGGCTAAATATAAGCCCCACTAATAATTGTatcaaaatacactgaacaaaaatataaatgcaacacttaaagtgttggtcctatgtttcatgagctgaaataaaagatcacagaaaatgtccttatgcacaaaaagcttatttctcaaaaatgtgcacgcatttgtttacatccctgttagtgagcagttctcctttgtcaagatatgccacacctgtcaggtggatggattatcaagaagctgattaaacagcatgattattacaccttgtgctggggataataaatgtccactctaaaatatgcagttttgtcacacaacacaatgccaagagatgtctaaagttttgagggagcgtacaattggcatgctgacagcaggaatgtctaccagaattgttaatttaatattaatttctctaccataagccgcctccaatatCATTTTATAGAAATTGTCAGGACATCCAACCGGCcgcacaaccgcagaccacgtgtaaccatgccagcccaggaccttcacatcaagcttcttcacctgtgggatcgtctgagaccagccacccggacagatAATGAaacaggagtatttctgtctgtaataaagccctctTGTGGAGAAAAAatatttctgattggctgggcctggctccccagtgtgtAGGCCTATGCCCTCCCGGGTCCACCCATGGGCACCCCtattcagtcatgtgaaatccatagattagggtgtaatgaattaatttcaattgattgatttccttatatgaactgtaaaatcattgaaattgttgcatttatattttgttcaatAGCTTGAATTCTATATAAAAACACCAGATTTGCCCCTGGTGGGATATACAATGAAATCAATGTGTATTTTTCACCATGTAAGGTACAATTCATCATTAGAAAACAGCCTTCTTGGTCAATGTGCTGGGATATAAGGGaacattttgtattattatttatcaGGATGCCTATACCTCTGCTGTTACTGCAGTATGTGACAGCATATGCCTCTCCAACCCAGCTCCTCTTTAAATGTTACATTTttccttttttaaatgtaactcTTGCAAGACTCATCTGCTGAAAATCTTTTTGAGAACAATATGCTTTTTTCCCCCCACAGTGGAGCCTGTGCACATATAGAATCAATGTTAACCTTATCTGTTCTGTCTATCATGGAAGAACCAtgtcacgaatcccgtttcctgagtctgtttttgcctgtgttctgtcctggagtgttttttccggcgtcctggaacgcaccctgtctggttgccgggcaatgtagccagttgggagttctgattacccgcacctgtatcccatcagctatctgcacacctggtcctgatcatcatctctcctcttcataagcccggacctgacatccattccctgctggatcgttagccatgaacagtatgttgtgccagagtatcagcctcaagttggatagaatttgttttgttgttttttacgtattgcttgccttaaacttacctcagtttgttctgtcttcagttactcacccggatcatttaccccattcccgcctggtcgtcggaggattccgctaccccattggatccacctatttactcccatcaactcaccaccgctgcccgctacgccacctggatatatctacccattcacattcacttgtaaataaatactcaccttcttcctactctccttgtcctggtctgcttctgggttcgattttgaaagaacgtgacaaaccaagtaaaacatttttgcagACTGTACATTACATATATAGAGTGTGTGGGCATGTGGACTGAGCAGTCATTTAACAAAAAACACGTTATGGAAATGTTTATCCTTCCTGGCGTTTCTTCAAGTTCTTCTTTAGATAGTGTTTCAGTTCGTCCTTTTTAACGGAACatgttcaaagtggatggcccttGATAATGTCTCTCACCTAAGCCGCCACCGTCCTTTACAGTCCATTATGTCTCTGTCCATTTTCCTACCAGTACACCAGCAGCATGAGAGAAGTCAGGACtggatctctctccatgctcactccacaTGGACCCATGTCACATGAGAGAAAAGGTAGTTGATAGTGTCGACTGGATGCTGTGTACAGGTTGCTGGCTCGGACTCAGGTCTCATGGTAGAAGTGGTGAAGGACCATAATGAACGCCATTGTCGCCATTACTTCAGCCGATTAGACAGGGTGTTGAGGTTCACACTGTTTTTTTTGGCCGAATTATCCCTTCCTGCATCTAGATACCATCTGTGGTCACCTTTGCCATAACCACGAGAGAGGACAGACCAGAACAACTGTTTAGTTTAAGGCATTTCTGTTTCAGGAAATCCAGACttctaagacaaatgtcaaagaGAATAACACACAGTTGAAACCATTTCCCCACCCAATTGGCTTATACTCCCCTATCATCTTGGCGATCTCAATGAAGAGTTACAGGTCAGGGAGTCAGAGGGCTAATCCTTAGGGAGAAATCCCGACCatccagcagacccaatctggtgaaATTTGTTATTGAAGcaagacaaaaacaaaaaagAAAACAACAGCAATACACTTCTTCATATAAAACAAGATGTGGGGAAAACATCAATCCATTTGAAGTAACTGTCATCCCTATTAAGTGAGTGTTTTCCTTTACCTCAGACATTATTTaaagatatttcaaacattttgtgTATCAGGTTTACAATGGGTTTTTCAATACACTTCTTCTCAAGAGAATGTACTTGTGTGCAACCAAAACTCTGACAATAGAAACACTCATTTGTGTACAGCATCCTTTCTGACCTGTGAAAACCCCACTAAAACCAAATAAAAAGACCCCACACTTCTAAATCAAACAGAGTATTAACCACTAACAAATATTAATTAACAGGTGGATTGTGTGTGAGTGCTGGCGTGAGTGTGACAAAAACCATAgggtaaaaacacacaaaatggcCTTAATTTGGGAGGCcccttaacttctctagggtaggtgggacgctaccgtcaacatccagtgaaagtgcagggcgccaaattcaaacaacagaaatctcataattaaaattcctcaaacatacaagtattatgaaccattttaaagataaacttcttgttaatccagccagtgtctgatttcaaaaaggctttacggcaaaagcacaccatgcgattatgttaagtcagcacctagccacagaaaaccatacagccatttcccaaagaaggagaggtgtcacaaaagacagaaatagcgttataatgaatcactaacctttgatttcACCGGATGGCACTCTCAGGACtacatgttagacaataaatatgtgttttgttcgataaagttaatctttatgtccaaaaacctcatttgaaattggcgagttatgttcagaaatgcattgtctcaaacaaacatcctgtgaaagtgcagagagccacatcaaatatactcatcataaacattgatctaAGAGTGTTATACATacgattaaagataaacttctccttaatgcaaccgctgtgtcagatttcaaaaaggctttacggcaaaagcacaccatgcgattatgttaggtcagcgcctagccacagaaaaccatacagccattttctgTCACaatagtcagaaatagcattaaaatgaatcacttacctttgatgatcttcatctgatggcactcccaggtctccatgttagacaataaatgtttgttttgttcgataaagttcatctttatgtccaaatacctcctttttgttcacgcgtttagTCCAGTAATTCAAATGCAGAAAGCGCGGGCactaagtccagacgaaaagtcaaaaaagttccattatacttcgtagaaacatgtcaaacgatgtatagaatcaatctttagtatgtttttatcataaatcttcaataatattccaaccggacaattcctttgtcattAGAAATTAAACGGAACGGAGCTCCCTCAACAAATCAAGGCTTTCAGCCAGACccctggttgaaacagctcttaatCGCCCCCCTttcacaatagaagcctgaaacaacgttctaaagactgttgacatctagtggaagccttaggaagtgcaatctgaccccatttacactgtatattggataggcaatcacttgaaaATCACTACagacctcagatttcccacttcctggttggatttttctcaggtttttgcctgccatatgagttctgttatactcacagacatcattcaaacagttttaggaactgcagagtgtgttctatccaaatatactataATATTCATATCCCagcctctgggcctgagtagtaggcagtttactccgggcatgcttttcatccggatgtaaAAATACTgtcccctaccccaaagaagttaacagcTGGATCCGGGAACTTTTAACTGCTCTCCCAAGGCACCTGCCTCAAGAAGCCTTTCTAAGGGAGAGATACAGAATCATTGATaaacaggaagaaaaaaaacttggTAGCGGACATTCCATCATTCctagaaaaaagaaaaacaaaattGAGTTTACTGCATCTTGGGCAGGAAGTCTTAATAAACCCATCCGTATACAGAATTATACCTCAGACACATTTATAATTCAGACACATCAGATGATATGGTGTCCCATAAAGCTGAATTGGGCACCTTCTAAAGTAAACAACTATTTTGTATACTTAATTATTTggcctcacaagtcttcaactggcagcttcattaaatagtgcccacaaaacaccagtctcaatgtcaacagtgaagcggCGATGCTGGCtgctggatgctggccttctagagttgcaaagaaaaagtaatATCGCAGACAATAAAAAGGAAAgattaagatgagcaaaagaaaacagacactggacaactctgcctagaaggtcagcatcccggagttgcctcttcactgttgatgttgagactagtgttttgcggatactatttaatgaagctgccagttgaggacttgggaggcatctgtttctcatactagacactttaatgtacttgtcctcttgctcagttgtgcaccggggcctcctactcctctttctattctggttagagccagtttgcgctgttctgtgatggAAGCAGTACACtgcgctgtacgagatcttcaatttcttggcaatttctcacatggaatagccttcatttctcagaacaagaatagactgacgagaaagttatgtttctggccattttgagcctgtcatcgaagccacaaatgctgatgctccagatactcaacttgtctaaagaaggacagttttattgcttctttaattagcgcaacagttttcagctgtgctaacacaattgctaaagggttttctaatgatcaattagccttataAAATGAtatacttggattagctaacactatgtgccattggaacacaggagtgatggttgctgataatgagcctctgtatgcctatgtagacattccataaaaaagctgccgtttccagctacaatagtcatttacaacattaacaatgtctacactgtatttctgatcaatttaatgttattttaatggacaaaataatttgcttttctttcaaaaacaaggacatttccaagtgaccccaaacttttgaacggtagtgtatatatacacagtatttgAAACAGTATGTTCAACTTTTATTTAGTCTCCAATATGGGATATATTTGTTATGGACTATGAGGTGAAACTAACCCGGTAATTACTTGTACTGGTAATGTCATTTCATTAGCTCTTCAATGATTTTATGATCAGTACAAAAATCATATCATGCCTTTTATTATTTAAGGCAGCCAGAAATGTGTTAGATTCCAAATGTGTTGTCACTATGCCTTCAACCATCTACAAGCACAACctaattccaatggaaaaacaatgt from Oncorhynchus tshawytscha isolate Ot180627B linkage group LG09, Otsh_v2.0, whole genome shotgun sequence encodes the following:
- the LOC112257591 gene encoding glycerol-3-phosphate acyltransferase 4-like, which gives rise to MGWFLLPFDNLLCIVLGISFTVGFSSLLVIVVPAVLGVSIGIRRLYMKSLLKVFEWATVRMERGAKEKNQHLYKPYSNGIIAKELSSLEQEIQELRASGTTLSSEPEFEMADIMYFCRRGVESIVDDEVTKRFSAQELESWNLLTRSNFNARHISLRLSVLWGLGLFIRYGFLLPLRVTLAASGIGLLVVLTTIVGFIPSGWLRTYLSEKIHLMSYRICVRSLTAIITYHNSENKPKNGGICVANHTTPIDVIILANDGCYSMVGQIHGGLIGVVQRAMVKSSPHIWFERSEVKDRHLVAERLSNHVADKTKHPILIFPEGTCINNTSVMMFKKGSFEIGCTVYPVAIKYDPRFGDAFWNSSKFGMVNYLLRMMSSWAIVCSVWYLPPMSREEGEDAVQFANRVKAAIATQGGLVDLLWDGGLKRGKVKNTFKEEQQKLYSKVLVGDQEDQGEDRPQEDEEEELEEGDQNEDRPLEDYTPRPLEDCSLRLQEEEEERGSETPMKDQ